The DNA sequence AGGGCAGCTTTATGTACTGTCAATGCAAAGCCCACTGATCAAGTACAGCCAAATCACAGGTATTAGTAATAACTTCAGAACAACCTAGTCTTTCTTAATAGCTTGAGGGTACACAGTGATTCTGCAAAACTTTCATATGGATTTGACTAGCAATAAACTATCTGAGTAGCCACCATgcagaaatgctgcatttgctttttattgaagaaaaataatctagaTCACAGCTTGCACCCCTGTCTTTCATTAATTCTTTAGATGAAAACAGGCACCTGATCCTGAAACCTTTACTCTTTCTCCTAGTTTTGCAAAATGCAGTCTCTCCATAGTGCCTTTAGATATTTATTGTACCCCACTGCCAAATTCTTGAGCATTAGTACTGCTCTTCATGTGGGTGCACAGGTCAATGGCTGTCCCACTACTATGGAAAGACAGTTTTTGAGAAGGCAGAACTGAGTTACACAGACCTAACAGCAACTTAATTTAACAAATCATTTAACAAGCTACCTACACATAGTAAATGCCAGTCTCCCATTTGCTCCTCAGTGCCAGCTAAGGCCGCCTCAAACCTATCAGCCAAACGTAGAGCCCTGCGTGGGTACACGTGCCTTTCCGGAGATGGTGACCTGCGCTGATTCAGAAACTCTAACAGGGGTGGCTTTGCACAAAAATCACACCCTTCAGTGCCCCGACCGCGGAGCCCGCTATTCACAGGCAGGGCACGGCTGGAGGCGCAGCAGCGCGGGCGGAAAGGCCGCATCCCCCCGTTTTCATCTGCTCGTCCGGGACACGGCGCCATTCCccgcagcagggacagcacggGCCGAGCCCGGGCCGAGGCCTCCGCGCGGGCACGGCGGGGCTTCGGGCCCTGCAACGCGGCCGCCTGGGCACCGCaaccgcgcccggcccggcccaaGCGCCGAACCCTCCGCCCACACCGACACCCCCGCCCGCCGGGGCTCTCCGCCCAGGGCTCTCCGGCCCGGGCCCGCGGCGGCCGCAGCAGCGCGGCCACAACTCACCTcagcggggccgcgggcggcTCTGGGGCGCtccgccccgggcccgcccgCGCTCtgccccggcaccgccccgccgCTGCCGACGCTCTCCGCTTTTCTCACGGTCTCTCGGAACGCAGAGAGCGCTCCGGTGCCCCCACCGAGACAAGAGTCACCTCCTCCGGCGGCGTGACCGCACaccgagctgctgctgctgccgccgccgcccctcGGGCAGCCCCGCACGGAGCGAGCAGAGCCGAGCCTTGCTCCAATCCGCCCTCTGCCCGAAGCGTCTGCCCGACGCTTGTTTCCCCAGGCTCACAGGTGCACAGGGAATGCCTGTGGCTCAGGGATGATGTTGCCCCTGGTTTCGGTGTTTTGAAGGACAGACAGAGATGTTAACGGGGACCTTTAGGgctgcaaagctctgctgtgTAAAAGCCTGCTCGCAGGTGCTGGCAGGCCCGGTCTGGCTCCTGGGTGCCGGGCTCACGAGAGCTCCGGCAGAGCAGCTCAAGGCCAGGGGAGGAGAGCCGGTCACGGGGAAGGACTTCActgagggctctgctgggatcGGTTCAGCTCCCGGTACGGGGCGCTTTGTGTGCTGCGCACAGCGGACTCCGCTCAgagccctggacaggctggtCCCTGCTCGGCCTGCCCGTGTGCCCGGCACACACACACGGAAGATGCGTTCTCAGCTATAAGTCAGCACCCAGCTGCGCAGCGCTCACACACACGGAAGATACGTTCTCCTCTCAGCTATAAGTCAGCAcccagctgtgcagagctcaCACACACGGAAGATACGTTCTCCTCTCAGCTATAAGTCAGCAcccagctgtgcagagctcaCACACACGGAAGATACGTTCTCCTCTCAGCTATAAGTCAGCAcccagctgtgcagagctcaCACACACGGAAGATACGTTCTCCTCTCAGCTATAAGTCAGCACCCAGCTGTGCAGCGCTCACACACACGGAAGATACGTTCTCCTCTCAGCTATAAGTCAGCAcccagctgtgcagagctcaCACACACGGAAGACACGTTCTCCTCTCAGCTATAAGTCAGCAcccagctgtgcagagctcaCACACACGGAAGACACGTTCTCCTCTCAGCCGCGCTCACCGCGTCCGCTCCTGCCCGCGCTCCGGGCCCGGCTCAGGGACAGGACCGCGCCCGGGGATTGGCTGCGGGGATGTGCAGGGGGCGGGGCCAGGCAGGGGATTGGCTGCGAGGGTCCgcagggggcggggccgcgccgttCCCGTGCGGCCGGTGCGCGCTCCGCGCTCCCGCGGGCGGGCGTTCCACACGCGCACGGCCGGggcgctccgctccgctccgctccgctccgccgtTCCCTGCGGTGCCCATGTGGTTTCAGTAGCTCCGGCACGGCTGCGGTCTGCCAGCCCCGCCTCTCGCCTTTCACCTCCCGGGGATTCCACGCGGCACTCACCGGGAAGCCCCAATGGTGATAAAGGGCGACCGCTGACCGGCATCGCTGAGAGAGCTCTGCGGGCGCTGCCCGGCAGAGCAGAGGGGTCGCGCCTCTGGGAGGGTCCGGAAAGTCCCGCCGGGCGGGGGTTTCCCCGCCGCCCCGGGATGACGCAGCAGACCCCTCGGGGGCGGCCGCTAAGGGCCGGTGCCGGGAGTCCCGCGCGCAGTCCcgccggccgcgccgccccgcTCCGAGCCGCTCCGAGCCATGGCTCCGGGCCGGGCGCTGCTGCCCGCGGCGCTGCTGGCGCTGGCGCTGAGCCCGGGAcccgcggccgcgctgccgTGCGCCGCTCACTGCCCGGCGGGTAAGGGCCgtgccggggcggggcgggcgcggtgCGCGGCCCGCGGTGACCGCTGTGTCTCGGCTCGCAGGTACGTTCGTAGCGAGCGCCGACTGCGGACGGGGAGCGGGCGcgtcctgccagccctgcccggccggCACCTTCTCCAGCGCGGCGGGACGCGGCGGCTGCAGGCTGTGTCGGCAGTGCGAAGGTACCGGCGGCGatgccaccagccctgctgtgacCTCCCGTGGCAACGACGTGCCCGGGCTGGCACCTGCCCGGCCAAATGACGCTGCGCGTCTGCGGGGCTTCTCGCTGAAGCCGCCAGCCTGGTTCTTGTGCGAGCCAATATCCGAGCCTTTGCTGCACCACGCCGGGCACGCTGTAGCCTTAAACTGGTTTTCCCCTTGCAGGACTATTTCAGTATTCGAAAAGGTGTTCCTCAACAAGTGATGCTGAATGCACGTGCAAGGAGGGCTACCGCTGCGGCGGTGATGGCTGCACCTACTGCACCCGGAGCTGCGGCGTGGGCCGGGAGAGCACCAGGAACGGTAGGATCAccttttcccagcagctgaaAGCCCCTCTGCATCCTGCAGCAGACACACTGCACTGCCTCTTGCACAGTGCAGAAGCAGATAAGAGGAAGGACCTCGCAAGATaagagctgccactgctgctaaACACTTTGCATGGTGTGTGGAGTAAGCTCAGGAGCAGAAAAACCCACCGCACTCTGGGACCTACTACAGCTCAAATCATGCACCAGTTAGTTCCCTTTGCATGGCAGCTCTTTGGCCGCCAGCATGAGGGAAACTGAACTGGGAACTCTGGAGTTAGGCATGGTTTGTGGCATTTTGTGCCAAATTAACTGGTTTTTTAGCCAAGTACTGTACTGGTCTGTAGCTGACAGGCAAAGACTTGCCTTGCATACTCAGAGCAGCTTATGAAGTAGTAATTTTGACATTGTACAAGCAGGCAAAACCAATGTTTCATATGTTGCGTTTTAAATGCTAATGTACAATTTTACCTATCCTTGTCTGTTGAAGGTTGCCAGGCTTGCCGCTACGGAACCTTTAATGATCAGCCCAATGGCTCCTGTAAAAACTGGACAATGTaagtaaactaaaaaaaaagctacagctCTTACACTTGActggaattttaaatttctttttcttttccccattttgctgTCAATGTCCTTCAGGTGCTCTGGAAACCAAGTCCTGGAGCCTGGAACTCCAGCAAAAGATGTCATTTGCAAAGATGCTTCAGTTAATTTCACTTCAGTCACTACTCTACCTACAACATCTCTGGAAATTCCATTTTCTATCACTGTGCCAGGTGAGCCATTGTGTAATATTGCTTATGGAGGTAAAGAATTGTGACCTACTGAAACATACTGTAGCTCATTCGCCTTCCATTTAAAGCAGAAGTCCTTCTATGCATTTCCAGTGTTGCAGATGATCCAGAAGAAGAATGGGAGACAAAGTTTTCAGCCAATTCAAGGGCAGTAGAACCTTGTTCTGTTCATACTCATAGAGAATGTTATTTATTTCCTAGGGAAGGATGTTCAGACAGACATGATCAGGATTTCTCTCGCTGTGGCTGGGCTGTCGTGCATAGtgtttctgctgcctttgtgcATCTGCTTCAGTGtctggcagaaaaagaaactacACACTGTCTTCAAGAAAAGTAAGATAAATACgttcttcagt is a window from the Vidua macroura isolate BioBank_ID:100142 chromosome 23, ASM2450914v1, whole genome shotgun sequence genome containing:
- the TNFRSF9 gene encoding tumor necrosis factor receptor superfamily member 9, giving the protein MAPGRALLPAALLALALSPGPAAALPCAAHCPAGTFVASADCGRGAGASCQPCPAGTFSSAAGRGGCRLCRQCEGLFQYSKRCSSTSDAECTCKEGYRCGGDGCTYCTRSCGVGRESTRNGCQACRYGTFNDQPNGSCKNWTMCSGNQVLEPGTPAKDVICKDASVNFTSVTTLPTTSLEIPFSITVPGKDVQTDMIRISLAVAGLSCIVFLLPLCICFSVWQKKKLHTVFKKMHTPEQSVQEDDACSCHFPEEEQGEYQNPGKSTELRDLLVN